From a single Bacillus pseudomycoides DSM 12442 genomic region:
- a CDS encoding DUF7018 domain-containing (lipo)protein yields MGRKILVFVIIVPALFFALAGAIASLGTGETSVVARVMSIAVPILLLTWIIKRYTNKKKKSNNIAVSERVFETDEEGRLTSKTDYVLKVQNISMVWVQAQNKFSELEKKDPTFLNTHDELKQVVSEMKSANKKLREIKPPVEYDNLQSELSQSLYTFDKGLDIMVEGFTTLDETKINKSGELIDEGSDGLMESLGVILSLTKS; encoded by the coding sequence ATGGGACGAAAAATACTAGTGTTCGTAATCATAGTTCCTGCTCTCTTTTTCGCTCTTGCAGGGGCAATAGCTAGTTTAGGAACTGGGGAAACATCGGTAGTGGCTAGAGTAATGTCCATAGCAGTACCTATTCTTCTACTAACATGGATAATAAAGAGATACACGAATAAGAAAAAGAAGTCTAACAACATTGCAGTAAGCGAAAGGGTATTTGAGACAGACGAAGAAGGTAGACTAACGAGTAAAACAGATTACGTTTTAAAAGTACAAAACATATCTATGGTTTGGGTACAAGCACAAAATAAATTCAGTGAGTTAGAAAAGAAAGACCCTACATTCCTTAACACACACGATGAATTAAAGCAAGTAGTAAGTGAAATGAAGTCAGCAAACAAGAAATTAAGAGAAATTAAACCACCAGTAGAGTACGATAACTTGCAATCAGAGTTATCTCAATCTCTATATACTTTTGATAAAGGTCTAGACATAATGGTAGAGGGGTTTACAACATTAGATGAAACAAAGATTAATAAGTCAGGTGAACTGATTGATGAAGGTAGTGACGGTCTTATGGAGTCACTTGGAGTTATTTTAAGCTTAACAAAATCGTAA
- a CDS encoding RapH N-terminal domain-containing protein, giving the protein MSAHIVTKEQIKHLLDTWYQSMLKQQVEKARQLKEEIDNNINHVELDEDVLLYFALLNFRYNVLTDWISIKEDSFNNVESFEIPNKGYLAYYYHFFKAIYLMFVTKYKEAKEQFETAENLLKYVPNKLEQAEFYYRLGYFYNQSYQHMSAIDCIKKAKEEFIKQPDCEINVALCENMFGLCCIDLRQFELAEETFNAALDVFQKANHKKYVLMVRNNLGLLYANQNLSELAIRHLSEVTNHSQNHFRAIYLESDENLKIGEYEKAEGLIEKGLYICDQLENQEYQHRFMILKAMNTNTAALEKAVFAGISYFEKEELFDCIEEYTDRLADKFYNDNNYEKAVEYYRMGKEARKKQMEKGALR; this is encoded by the coding sequence ATGAGTGCACATATAGTAACTAAAGAGCAAATCAAACACTTATTAGATACTTGGTATCAATCAATGTTGAAGCAACAAGTGGAGAAAGCAAGGCAACTAAAAGAAGAAATTGACAATAATATTAATCATGTAGAATTGGATGAAGATGTATTACTGTATTTTGCCTTATTAAATTTCAGATATAATGTGCTGACTGACTGGATTTCGATTAAAGAAGATAGCTTTAATAATGTGGAATCTTTTGAAATTCCTAACAAAGGATACTTGGCATATTATTATCACTTTTTCAAAGCCATTTATCTTATGTTTGTTACAAAATATAAAGAAGCAAAAGAACAATTTGAGACAGCTGAAAATCTTTTGAAATATGTTCCAAATAAGTTGGAACAGGCGGAATTTTATTATCGATTAGGCTATTTTTATAATCAGTCTTATCAACATATGTCAGCGATTGATTGCATAAAAAAAGCAAAAGAAGAATTCATAAAGCAACCAGATTGCGAGATTAATGTTGCTTTATGTGAAAATATGTTTGGATTATGTTGTATCGATTTAAGACAATTTGAATTAGCTGAAGAAACATTTAATGCTGCACTAGATGTATTTCAAAAAGCTAATCATAAAAAATATGTGTTGATGGTTCGAAATAACTTAGGATTACTGTATGCAAATCAAAATTTATCAGAATTAGCAATTCGTCATTTATCAGAAGTTACAAATCACTCTCAAAATCATTTTCGTGCAATTTATTTGGAATCGGATGAAAATTTGAAAATAGGTGAATATGAAAAAGCTGAAGGATTAATAGAAAAAGGATTGTACATCTGTGATCAACTGGAAAATCAGGAGTATCAACATCGTTTCATGATTTTAAAAGCAATGAATACAAATACAGCTGCATTGGAAAAGGCTGTTTTTGCAGGAATTTCGTATTTCGAAAAAGAAGAATTATTTGATTGCATTGAAGAATATACAGATCGTTTAGCTGATAAATTTTATAATGACAACAACTATGAAAAAGCAGTCGAGTATTATCGTATGGGTAAAGAAGCCCGAAAAAAACAAATGGAAAAAGGAGCATTAAGATGA
- a CDS encoding DUF7018 domain-containing (lipo)protein: MKRKLLAVALPIMLVAGVGCSKDASESKTDSLEVAETDNQEVSNSKAEKEYKSKLNSLMKDITKESLVLKEVITSDKSIKEKEEEYREKSKALLEITDKVIELDPGKKYNDVQNTVKDAMYELKGGISSTKNGLIMKDKGVVQQGADSFTKASDLLLEADKKMKNIK, translated from the coding sequence ATGAAACGTAAACTATTAGCAGTAGCATTACCAATTATGTTAGTAGCAGGGGTAGGTTGTTCAAAAGACGCTTCTGAAAGTAAAACTGACAGTCTAGAAGTAGCGGAGACTGATAATCAAGAAGTATCAAATAGTAAAGCAGAAAAAGAGTACAAGTCAAAATTAAACTCTTTAATGAAAGATATAACTAAAGAGTCACTAGTATTAAAAGAAGTCATAACTAGTGATAAATCAATAAAAGAAAAAGAAGAAGAGTATAGAGAGAAGTCTAAGGCTTTGTTGGAAATAACTGATAAAGTAATTGAGTTAGACCCAGGTAAGAAGTATAACGACGTACAAAATACGGTAAAAGACGCTATGTATGAGTTAAAAGGTGGAATAAGTTCAACGAAAAACGGCTTAATCATGAAAGATAAGGGTGTCGTACAGCAAGGTGCAGACTCGTTTACGAAAGCATCTGATTTACTATTAGAAGCAGATAAAAAGATGAAAAACATAAAGTAG
- the glnA gene encoding type I glutamate--ammonia ligase, whose product MAKYTKEDIFRLAKEENVKYIRLQFTDLLGIIKNVEIPVSQLTKALDNKMMFDGSSIEGFVRIEESDMYLYPDLDTWVVFPWTAEKGKVARLICDIYNADGTPFEGDPRNNLKRMLKEMEALGFTEFNLGPEPEFFLFKVDEKGNPTLELNDNGGYFDLAPMDLGENCRRDIVLELEEMGFEIEASHHEVAPGQHEIDFKYANALRSCDDIQTFKLVVKTIARKHGLHATFMPKPLFGVNGSGMHCNLSLFKNGENVFYDQNGELQLSDDARHFIAGILKHAPAFTAVANPTVNSYKRLVPGYEAPCYVAWSAQNRSPLVRIPASRGISTRVEVRSVDPAANPYLVMATLLAAGLDGIKNKLTPPAAVDRNIYVMTKEEREEAGIVDLPATLAQALVTLQSNEIVCGALGEHLLEHFIEAKEIEWDMFRTQVHQWERDQYMSLY is encoded by the coding sequence ATGGCAAAGTACACAAAAGAAGATATTTTTCGTTTAGCGAAAGAAGAGAATGTAAAATATATCCGTCTACAATTTACGGATCTTTTAGGGATTATTAAAAACGTAGAGATTCCAGTTAGTCAGTTAACGAAAGCTCTAGATAACAAAATGATGTTTGATGGATCTTCAATTGAAGGATTTGTTCGTATTGAAGAGTCTGACATGTACTTATATCCAGACTTAGATACTTGGGTAGTATTCCCTTGGACTGCTGAAAAAGGTAAAGTAGCTCGTTTAATCTGCGATATCTACAATGCTGATGGCACTCCATTTGAAGGTGACCCACGTAACAATTTAAAACGTATGTTAAAAGAAATGGAAGCACTAGGATTTACAGAATTCAACCTTGGACCGGAACCGGAGTTCTTCTTATTCAAAGTTGATGAAAAAGGAAATCCAACATTAGAACTAAACGATAACGGTGGATACTTCGACCTTGCGCCGATGGATCTAGGGGAAAACTGTCGTCGTGATATCGTTCTTGAACTTGAAGAAATGGGTTTTGAAATTGAAGCATCTCACCATGAAGTTGCACCAGGACAGCACGAAATTGATTTTAAATATGCGAATGCACTTCGTTCATGTGATGACATTCAAACATTCAAACTTGTTGTAAAAACAATCGCTCGTAAACACGGTTTACACGCAACATTTATGCCGAAACCATTATTCGGAGTGAACGGTTCTGGTATGCACTGTAACTTATCTCTATTCAAAAATGGAGAAAACGTATTCTACGATCAAAATGGTGAATTACAATTAAGTGATGATGCGCGTCACTTTATCGCAGGTATTTTAAAACATGCCCCGGCATTTACAGCGGTAGCTAACCCAACTGTAAACTCTTACAAACGTTTAGTACCTGGATATGAAGCGCCTTGTTACGTAGCATGGTCTGCACAAAACCGTAGTCCATTAGTGCGTATTCCAGCATCTCGCGGTATCAGTACACGTGTAGAAGTACGTAGTGTTGACCCAGCTGCAAACCCATATTTAGTAATGGCAACATTATTAGCAGCAGGTCTTGACGGAATTAAAAATAAATTAACTCCGCCAGCTGCAGTGGATCGTAACATCTATGTAATGACTAAAGAAGAACGTGAAGAAGCAGGTATCGTTGACTTACCAGCAACATTAGCACAAGCGTTAGTTACACTACAATCTAACGAAATTGTATGTGGTGCATTAGGTGAACATTTACTTGAGCACTTCATCGAAGCGAAAGAAATTGAGTGGGATATGTTCCGCACGCAAGTTCACCAATGGGAACGCGATCAATATATGTCTCTTTACTAA
- the glnR gene encoding transcriptional repressor GlnR yields the protein MKEDRRSAPLFPIGIVMDLTQLSARQIRYYEEHNLIFPTRTKGNRRLFSFNDVDKLLEIKDLLDQGLNMAGIKQVLQMKENQTEAVKVKEETKEISKSELRKILRDELQHTGRFNRTSLRQGDISRFFH from the coding sequence ATGAAAGAAGATAGACGTTCTGCCCCGCTGTTTCCTATTGGTATTGTAATGGATTTAACACAATTATCTGCTCGTCAAATTCGCTACTATGAAGAGCACAATTTAATTTTCCCAACCCGTACAAAGGGAAATCGTAGATTGTTTTCATTTAATGATGTAGATAAGTTGTTAGAAATTAAAGATTTGTTAGATCAAGGCTTAAATATGGCTGGTATTAAACAAGTGTTACAAATGAAAGAAAATCAAACAGAAGCAGTGAAAGTAAAAGAAGAAACGAAAGAAATTTCAAAATCCGAGCTTCGTAAAATTCTTCGAGATGAATTGCAACATACAGGTAGATTCAATCGAACTTCATTACGGCAAGGTGATATTTCAAGGTTTTTTCACTAA
- a CDS encoding DUF7018 domain-containing (lipo)protein: MKAKKLVSLALPIMLLGGCGTDNIEKKADTKVAKIEVKEEDKEKLSNEAYPSRMSNLHYELKLKMEELTEVSKGKDKDVKEQNKKILKSADELQEIYVKFYKIDPPKEFEEQHKSVLKAIDCYKEAIDTQLSLAKSGSVTKNKTEQLKDLMYKGNDYLEKGMKPIEEAVEHTKRPDAIPLSKDGKEIVGEWGSYVGDKFTKGTEFRQDGTYTIFDDVDNTPYENSHMDGKWSYNGDTREMTLTIDEYVKDGKKAEPGEMKQSMTYKMENFTDTGYKMVGDDGSVMRQVKRR, from the coding sequence ATGAAAGCAAAGAAACTAGTAAGTTTAGCACTTCCAATCATGTTACTAGGGGGTTGCGGAACAGACAATATAGAGAAGAAAGCAGACACAAAGGTAGCAAAGATAGAAGTAAAAGAAGAAGACAAGGAAAAGTTATCGAACGAAGCATACCCTTCTCGTATGTCAAACTTACATTATGAGTTAAAGTTGAAGATGGAAGAACTAACTGAAGTATCAAAAGGAAAAGACAAGGATGTAAAAGAGCAAAACAAGAAAATCTTAAAAAGTGCAGATGAGTTACAAGAAATATATGTTAAGTTTTACAAGATAGACCCACCAAAAGAGTTTGAAGAACAACACAAATCTGTTTTAAAAGCAATAGACTGTTATAAAGAAGCGATTGACACACAATTAAGTCTAGCAAAAAGTGGTTCTGTAACAAAGAATAAGACAGAGCAATTAAAAGACTTAATGTACAAAGGTAATGACTACTTAGAAAAAGGTATGAAACCAATTGAGGAAGCTGTAGAACATACCAAAAGACCTGACGCTATCCCTTTATCAAAAGACGGTAAAGAAATAGTAGGTGAATGGGGTAGTTATGTTGGTGATAAATTCACTAAAGGAACAGAGTTCCGTCAAGATGGTACATACACTATATTTGATGATGTAGACAACACACCTTATGAGAACTCACATATGGATGGAAAATGGTCTTACAATGGAGACACGAGAGAAATGACATTGACAATAGACGAATATGTAAAAGACGGCAAAAAGGCTGAACCTGGTGAAATGAAACAATCTATGACCTATAAAATGGAGAACTTTACTGATACGGGATACAAGATGGTAGGAGACGATGGTAGCGTGATGCGTCAAGTAAAACGTAGGTAA
- a CDS encoding DUF58 domain-containing protein: protein MKQLLRNGRHAGKLSLLALFIALTFVYTMLQGEFVSWFLFYTFSPFGLYSLLLPFCALWNAEVKRITNQKEFTAGQQFLCTITIKRKIPFPLLYLIVEEVLPMEFKTRKQSKNAKVLLFPGFKRNISYQYVIDAIPRGEHTFSSVRVKTGDVFGIIEKETIFSVPNRFLVYPHYVDITYRQLENDFEQGTLSSNVNVARDATVSSGVRDYKPGDRFSWIDWKATARKNKIMTKEFEQQRSHDAVIFMDRTPSPLFELVVTFTASLVRSILKQDSQASFISAGKEQTVLPLRHGETQLQQIFHHLAKVQADNMFPLSQTVEIELKKIYQPVTFILVTSNLSPDIQKVADSISLKSSKLMIFVVKEKVHQFSKLELSLLETLRKQKVFVKAVYENHYTNVFFEVNK, encoded by the coding sequence ATGAAACAGCTACTACGAAATGGTCGTCACGCCGGGAAGCTATCGTTGCTTGCTTTATTCATCGCTTTAACATTTGTATACACCATGTTACAAGGAGAATTTGTAAGCTGGTTTCTATTTTACACCTTTAGTCCTTTCGGTCTTTACTCATTATTGTTACCCTTTTGTGCCTTGTGGAACGCCGAGGTGAAACGCATAACAAATCAAAAGGAGTTTACAGCAGGACAGCAGTTCTTATGCACTATTACAATAAAACGAAAAATCCCCTTCCCCTTGCTTTATTTAATTGTAGAAGAAGTGCTACCCATGGAGTTCAAAACTCGCAAACAATCAAAAAATGCAAAAGTGTTATTATTTCCAGGATTCAAGCGAAACATTTCATATCAATATGTAATCGACGCAATCCCAAGAGGAGAACACACCTTTTCGAGTGTGCGTGTAAAAACTGGTGATGTATTCGGGATTATCGAAAAAGAGACAATCTTTTCAGTTCCCAATAGATTTTTAGTTTATCCCCACTATGTAGACATAACTTATAGACAATTAGAAAACGATTTCGAACAAGGAACACTCTCATCAAATGTGAATGTAGCAAGAGATGCAACAGTCTCATCTGGTGTCAGAGACTATAAACCTGGTGACCGTTTTTCATGGATCGATTGGAAGGCAACTGCTCGAAAAAACAAGATTATGACGAAAGAGTTTGAACAACAACGAAGTCATGATGCCGTGATTTTCATGGACAGAACCCCCTCTCCCCTGTTCGAATTGGTTGTTACGTTTACAGCTTCTCTCGTGAGGTCTATCCTAAAACAAGATTCACAAGCATCATTTATATCCGCCGGAAAAGAACAAACCGTTCTTCCTTTACGTCATGGTGAGACACAATTACAACAAATTTTTCACCATTTAGCAAAAGTACAAGCAGACAATATGTTTCCGCTCTCTCAAACTGTAGAAATAGAGTTAAAGAAAATCTATCAACCAGTAACATTCATACTTGTAACAAGTAATCTTTCTCCCGATATTCAAAAAGTTGCTGACAGTATATCACTGAAAAGCAGTAAGCTAATGATATTTGTCGTCAAGGAAAAAGTACATCAATTCTCAAAATTGGAACTAAGCCTACTCGAAACGCTAAGAAAACAAAAAGTATTCGTGAAAGCAGTTTATGAGAATCATTATACAAATGTATTTTTTGAGGTGAACAAATGA
- a CDS encoding DUF4129 domain-containing transglutaminase family protein — protein MTILPSNNKWDISSFLMHLFGFLILLEWLRPLIEITDMVRLNLFTGFIGICFILSFFQTRFQISIKIVVILFMIHSVDYKGPFIHPAWLVEFLSDFFHNIRLLFQANWWDLSKSFQTFLFFLVLWFSCFLTLYWLIHQKRGLLFLTLTVIYITIFDIFGLYDMNKAIIRTIITGLFMLSLLQIERIKTFENLQKHTKSTPQLLIPIAVSIIFTITIGYFAPKPGPQLSNIDTFFRFDTPSANKETTINKVGYGMDDSQLGGPFKWDDTVVFTAQMQNSQYWRVETKDFYTGKGWEISDNPKKISFKNKNNVLSWYEQNTKTETAEAIITMQKDSPHLIYPAGLVSVEAASDVSFRADPFSEKIDMMKEGSSTTLNKYKVTYKTPHFSIENLKAVKAAEGLEASSYFIEKYTQLPDSLPKRVKDLAINLTKDKNNRYDQVLAVESYFANNSFVYETEHVKVPGKDQDYADQFIFDTKSGYCNNFSTSMIVLLRSIGIPARWVKGYTGGTLENKVTNSDYENIYTIDNNNAHSWVEVYFPGYGWVPFEPTKGFSNPYNFTHDASAPTATSPNSETTIPSNEQTPQRNAETKQKNLIEDTEVLSNGKIMDSKKGFSWGYLFLCIISISITGYALFTTRIKWFAFFIILSYKYRKGDDVYAKAYDALLKQLERTGISRNESQTLREYAIHVDNLYNSTDMQKLTLSYENVIYQNHPATSEWRRFIQLWEKLMKKASSPPKSNEFDTFI, from the coding sequence ATGACCATATTACCTTCAAATAATAAATGGGATATCAGTAGTTTCCTAATGCATTTATTTGGTTTTCTCATTTTATTAGAATGGTTGCGACCACTTATAGAAATTACAGACATGGTGAGATTGAACCTCTTTACAGGATTTATAGGAATTTGCTTCATTCTCTCTTTTTTTCAAACGCGATTCCAAATTTCGATAAAGATTGTAGTCATCTTATTTATGATTCATTCGGTAGATTATAAGGGACCTTTTATTCATCCTGCTTGGTTGGTAGAATTCTTATCTGATTTTTTTCACAATATCCGCCTTCTCTTTCAAGCAAATTGGTGGGATCTTTCCAAATCTTTTCAGACCTTTTTATTTTTTTTAGTTCTTTGGTTTTCGTGCTTCCTCACCCTTTATTGGCTGATTCACCAAAAACGCGGACTCTTATTTCTTACGTTAACCGTTATTTATATTACAATTTTTGATATATTCGGCTTATATGACATGAACAAGGCGATTATTCGTACAATTATAACGGGTCTTTTCATGCTCAGCCTTCTCCAGATTGAACGTATAAAAACGTTCGAGAACTTACAAAAGCATACCAAATCCACACCGCAATTGCTCATCCCAATTGCGGTATCTATTATATTTACGATAACTATTGGATATTTCGCTCCCAAACCCGGTCCTCAATTATCCAATATTGATACTTTCTTCAGATTCGATACACCTTCAGCAAATAAAGAGACAACAATCAACAAAGTCGGTTACGGTATGGATGACTCTCAATTAGGCGGTCCTTTTAAATGGGACGACACAGTTGTTTTCACAGCGCAAATGCAAAATAGTCAATATTGGAGAGTTGAAACAAAAGACTTTTATACCGGAAAGGGTTGGGAAATTTCTGATAACCCGAAAAAAATTTCTTTTAAGAATAAAAACAACGTATTGAGTTGGTATGAACAAAATACAAAAACGGAAACTGCCGAAGCAATTATCACCATGCAAAAAGACTCACCTCACCTTATTTATCCCGCGGGATTAGTATCGGTTGAAGCTGCTTCAGATGTATCATTCCGTGCAGATCCCTTTTCGGAAAAAATCGATATGATGAAAGAAGGCTCTTCTACTACCTTAAATAAATATAAGGTGACTTATAAGACTCCTCATTTTTCTATCGAAAACTTAAAAGCTGTAAAAGCGGCTGAGGGTCTAGAGGCAAGCTCTTATTTCATAGAAAAATATACTCAATTACCGGACTCATTACCAAAGAGGGTAAAAGACTTAGCGATAAATCTTACAAAAGATAAAAACAATCGATACGATCAAGTATTAGCTGTTGAAAGCTACTTCGCAAATAATTCTTTTGTATATGAAACAGAACATGTTAAGGTTCCTGGAAAGGATCAAGATTATGCAGATCAATTTATATTTGATACAAAAAGTGGATACTGCAATAATTTTTCCACGTCTATGATTGTTTTACTTCGCTCTATTGGGATTCCGGCACGCTGGGTAAAGGGCTATACCGGGGGCACTCTTGAAAACAAAGTAACGAATTCAGATTATGAGAACATTTACACAATCGATAATAACAATGCACACTCTTGGGTTGAAGTATATTTTCCAGGATACGGATGGGTCCCGTTCGAACCAACAAAGGGTTTCAGCAATCCATATAACTTTACACATGACGCTTCTGCTCCAACTGCCACTTCACCAAATAGCGAAACTACGATACCTAGCAACGAACAAACTCCACAGCGAAATGCAGAAACAAAACAAAAAAATTTAATAGAAGATACCGAAGTCCTCTCTAACGGAAAGATTATGGATTCCAAAAAAGGATTTTCATGGGGATACTTGTTCCTTTGTATCATATCAATTAGCATAACTGGCTATGCCCTCTTTACTACTAGAATAAAGTGGTTCGCATTTTTTATCATTCTCTCCTATAAATACCGAAAAGGAGATGATGTTTATGCAAAAGCTTATGATGCACTTTTAAAACAACTGGAAAGAACCGGCATCTCACGCAACGAAAGCCAAACATTGAGAGAATATGCAATCCATGTAGATAACCTTTACAATTCGACTGATATGCAAAAACTCACTCTTAGTTATGAAAATGTTATTTATCAAAACCATCCTGCTACATCGGAATGGAGAAGGTTCATACAATTATGGGAAAAACTCATGAAAAAAGCATCCTCTCCACCCAAGTCGAATGAATTTGATACGTTCATTTGA
- a CDS encoding DUF7018 domain-containing (lipo)protein, which produces MKAKKLVTLAIPIMLLAGCGTDKTDAKPKEKIESKSETKDKLSKEQYPVRMTSLSSELMNKISTITEIAMDKTKDEKDLVKEIVKEETELQKIISKFDKIEPPKGFKDSHKEVLKALDCYSKAYALQVEIIKGKGKVTDEDRNKSQKSMDLIKEGNGYWKTGFQPIEDATVKQANALGFDTGAKTDTPSTSKSDDDNVQISADGKELFGSWGSYKGSEFHKGLDFREDNSFTAYDDTGKSSYEDNHMTGTWLYNADKKQVTMIPTEFVKDGKKIDARQMNAVVDYTVEFFRAGSLRMVDSKGNKIEAERQK; this is translated from the coding sequence ATGAAAGCAAAGAAACTAGTAACTTTAGCGATACCTATTATGTTATTGGCAGGTTGTGGTACCGATAAAACAGACGCAAAGCCAAAAGAAAAAATAGAGTCTAAGTCAGAAACTAAGGATAAGTTATCAAAAGAGCAGTATCCAGTTCGTATGACGAGTTTATCTTCTGAGTTAATGAATAAAATCTCTACTATAACTGAGATAGCAATGGATAAAACGAAGGACGAAAAGGATTTAGTAAAAGAGATAGTAAAAGAAGAGACTGAGTTACAAAAGATTATTTCTAAATTCGATAAGATAGAACCACCTAAAGGGTTTAAGGACTCTCATAAGGAAGTCTTAAAAGCGTTAGATTGTTATAGTAAAGCCTATGCATTACAAGTTGAAATTATAAAAGGCAAAGGAAAAGTTACAGATGAAGACAGAAACAAGTCTCAAAAGTCAATGGACTTAATAAAAGAAGGTAATGGTTATTGGAAAACTGGTTTCCAACCAATTGAAGACGCTACAGTAAAACAAGCAAACGCTCTTGGTTTCGATACAGGAGCAAAAACTGATACTCCTTCAACTTCTAAATCCGATGATGACAATGTGCAAATATCCGCAGACGGTAAAGAATTATTTGGTTCGTGGGGTAGTTACAAAGGTTCTGAGTTTCATAAAGGTTTAGACTTTAGAGAAGATAATTCATTCACGGCTTATGATGATACTGGTAAGTCTTCTTATGAAGACAACCATATGACAGGTACGTGGTTATATAATGCAGACAAGAAGCAAGTAACTATGATTCCTACTGAATTTGTTAAAGACGGTAAGAAGATAGATGCTAGACAAATGAATGCGGTAGTAGATTATACTGTTGAGTTTTTCAGAGCAGGTTCTTTAAGAATGGTAGATAGTAAAGGTAACAAAATAGAAGCAGAAAGACAGAAGTAA
- a CDS encoding aminotransferase class I/II-fold pyridoxal phosphate-dependent enzyme: MFDRLKNGERIAPIVKEVEEQITGVHKRIDTIIESNQFRVLESFRKHKISDSHFIPTTGYGYDDIGRDTLEKVYADVFGAEAGLVRPQIISGTHAISTALFGILRPGDELLYITGKPYDTLEEIVGVRGKGVGSFKEYNIGYNAVPLTAEGRVDFKAVEAAIQENTKMIGIQRSKGYATRPSFTIAEIKEMISFVKEIKSDVVVFVDNCYGEFVEELEPCHVGADLMAGSLIKNPGGGIVKTGGYIVGKEQYVEACAYRLTSPGIGAEAGASLYSLQEMYQGFFLAPHVAGQALKGAVFTAAFLEKLGMNTSPTWNAARTDLIQSVQFDDKERMIAFCQAIQYASPINSHFTPYPSYMPGYEDDVIMAAGTFIQGASIELSADGPIRPPYVAYVQGGLTYSHVKIAICSAIDALIEKNLLTIS, from the coding sequence ATGTTTGATCGTTTGAAAAATGGAGAAAGAATTGCTCCTATTGTAAAAGAAGTAGAAGAACAAATTACCGGTGTACATAAACGTATTGATACAATAATTGAAAGTAATCAATTTCGTGTATTAGAAAGTTTTCGTAAACATAAAATTAGTGATTCACACTTTATTCCAACAACAGGTTATGGCTATGATGACATCGGTCGTGACACATTAGAAAAGGTGTATGCTGATGTATTTGGAGCAGAAGCAGGGCTTGTTCGTCCGCAAATTATTTCAGGTACACATGCGATTTCAACAGCTTTATTTGGTATTTTGCGCCCTGGTGACGAATTATTATATATAACAGGGAAGCCATATGACACATTAGAAGAGATTGTTGGTGTGCGCGGGAAAGGTGTTGGTTCTTTTAAAGAATATAACATTGGTTATAATGCTGTACCGTTAACGGCGGAAGGACGCGTTGACTTTAAAGCTGTAGAAGCAGCTATTCAGGAAAATACGAAAATGATTGGTATTCAGCGTTCAAAAGGGTATGCGACTCGTCCGTCATTTACAATTGCAGAAATTAAAGAGATGATTTCTTTTGTAAAAGAGATTAAATCAGATGTTGTTGTATTTGTAGATAACTGCTACGGAGAATTTGTTGAAGAGTTAGAACCGTGCCATGTCGGGGCAGATTTAATGGCAGGGTCTCTAATTAAAAACCCGGGTGGTGGAATTGTAAAAACAGGTGGCTACATTGTTGGGAAAGAACAATATGTAGAAGCTTGTGCATATCGTTTAACATCTCCAGGTATTGGAGCAGAAGCAGGGGCATCTTTATATAGCTTACAAGAAATGTATCAAGGTTTCTTCTTAGCTCCTCATGTTGCTGGTCAAGCGTTAAAAGGGGCGGTCTTTACAGCTGCATTTTTAGAAAAGTTAGGAATGAATACATCACCAACTTGGAATGCTGCAAGAACAGATTTAATTCAGTCTGTTCAATTTGATGACAAAGAGCGTATGATTGCATTTTGCCAAGCAATTCAATACGCATCTCCAATTAATTCTCACTTTACACCGTATCCAAGCTATATGCCAGGTTATGAAGATGATGTCATTATGGCTGCAGGTACGTTTATTCAAGGTGCAAGTATTGAGCTATCAGCAGATGGTCCAATTCGTCCTCCGTATGTTGCCTATGTGCAAGGTGGATTAACTTATTCTCACGTGAAGATTGCGATTTGTTCTGCGATCGATGCGTTAATTGAAAAAAATCTATTAACAATTTCGTAA